Proteins co-encoded in one Dehalococcoidales bacterium genomic window:
- a CDS encoding ASCH domain-containing protein, with the protein MYVLLSVKPKFARDIFSGLKKYEYRKTIFTRKNINTVIVYASSPKKCVIGEFEIEEIIYDDIESLWARTKNESGISKKFFYEYFGKQSKGYAIKIKNQKEYDNPYSLNHLTVLGPPQSFMYLNA; encoded by the coding sequence ATGTACGTCTTATTATCCGTTAAGCCTAAATTTGCTAGAGATATATTTAGTGGACTCAAGAAATACGAATACCGTAAAACTATTTTTACTAGGAAAAACATCAATACTGTAATCGTGTACGCTTCAAGCCCTAAAAAATGCGTAATTGGTGAATTTGAAATTGAAGAAATTATTTATGATGATATAGAATCCCTCTGGGCTCGCACAAAAAATGAATCAGGAATAAGTAAAAAATTTTTCTATGAATATTTTGGGAAACAATCCAAAGGCTATGCCATCAAGATAAAAAACCAGAAGGAATATGATAACCCATATTCTCTAAATCATTTGACAGTATTGGGGCCTCCACAATCATTCATGTATTTGAATGCTTGA
- a CDS encoding glutaredoxin family protein has translation MALNHVAGKNKGKIMLYALSTCGWCKKTKGLLNELGVEYDYTDVDLLKGAEQEAVIKEITKYNPDCNFPTMVINSQKCIIGFKEDDIREALK, from the coding sequence GGTAAGAATAAGGGCAAGATAATGCTTTATGCCTTGAGCACCTGCGGCTGGTGTAAAAAGACCAAGGGGTTACTCAATGAGCTGGGTGTGGAGTACGATTATACCGATGTTGACCTGCTTAAAGGGGCGGAGCAGGAAGCTGTAATTAAGGAAATTACCAAGTACAATCCGGACTGCAATTTCCCCACCATGGTCATAAATTCGCAAAAATGCATCATCGGCTTCAAAGAGGATGATATCCGGGAGGCTTTAAAGTAA
- a CDS encoding ferredoxin-thioredoxin reductase catalytic domain-containing protein: MADITPAEIDRLYEKLDKEAASAGYNLNPEKAMTRELLNGLLMNQQRYGYPSCPCRLASGKKEADLDIICPCDYRDPDLEDFGACYCSLYVSKGVAEGKEKARSIPERRPSRDKRLKVKEEKKEATISSLPLPVWRCKVCGYLCAREVPPGVCPICKAGKERFERFI; the protein is encoded by the coding sequence ATGGCGGACATCACGCCGGCGGAAATCGACCGGCTATATGAAAAGCTGGATAAAGAGGCGGCCTCGGCCGGCTACAACTTGAACCCGGAAAAAGCCATGACCCGAGAGCTTTTAAACGGCCTGCTGATGAACCAGCAGCGCTATGGCTATCCTTCCTGCCCCTGCCGCCTGGCCTCCGGTAAAAAAGAAGCAGACCTGGACATCATCTGTCCCTGTGATTACCGCGACCCGGACCTGGAGGATTTCGGCGCCTGCTATTGCAGTCTCTACGTGTCCAAAGGGGTGGCGGAGGGTAAGGAAAAAGCCCGGTCTATCCCGGAGCGCCGCCCCTCCCGGGATAAAAGGCTCAAGGTGAAAGAGGAAAAAAAGGAAGCAACCATATCATCGCTGCCGCTGCCGGTCTGGCGCTGCAAGGTCTGCGGCTACCTGTGCGCCCGGGAAGTCCCGCCCGGCGTTTGCCCTATCTGTAAAGCCGGCAAAGAGCGCTTCGAGCGTTTTATTTAG